In Caldisericia bacterium, the sequence TGCAATTGTAAATGCTGCAAATAGACATCTATCTCATGGAGGAGGGGTTGCAGGTGCAATTGTAAAAAAAGGTGGATTAGTTATTCAAGAAGAAAGTAATAAAATAATTGAAGCAAGAGGGCCACTTAAAACAGGTGAAGCAGTAATAACAACTGCAGGAAACTTGCCATGTAAATATGTAATTCACACTGTTGGACCAGTTTGGGGAGAAGGAGACGAAGAGGAGAAATTAAAGAAAGCAATTGAATCTGCACTCCAAGTTGCAACAGAAAATTTAATTAGTTCAATATCAATTCCAGCAATAAGTTGTGGAATATTTGGATTTCCAAAAAAGAGAGGCACAGAAATAATTTATAAAACTGTTAAAGATTATTTAAAAAAAAGACAAACAACTATAAAACTTGTGCGTCTTATTGGAATTGGTGATGAAATTCCTAACCTATTTAAAGAGGCAATGGAAGAAGGTTAAATATTAATGTTTCTTTTTTATTAAATCTTTTTCACAACACCCAT encodes:
- a CDS encoding macro domain-containing protein; this encodes MKVLKEESFNEKTIQVVMGDITEEETDAIVNAANRHLSHGGGVAGAIVKKGGLVIQEESNKIIEARGPLKTGEAVITTAGNLPCKYVIHTVGPVWGEGDEEEKLKKAIESALQVATENLISSISIPAISCGIFGFPKKRGTEIIYKTVKDYLKKRQTTIKLVRLIGIGDEIPNLFKEAMEEG